TTTTTATAATATTGGCTAACGGTAACGCCCTCTGTCCGCGCTAAAAAGTGAACGTTTTCTTGTGCGGCTTGGCAAGCATCCCGACAACTCTTTTTCTTTTTCTTAGGACAACGGTAGGCATCAAATATGGCGTCGAGGTTGCCAAGCGTAACAGGTATATTAGTAATAGGTGCTATACCAACGTCCTCGTAATACTGATTGAGTTTTCTTTGTATTTTATTCATAGCCAGAATTGCTCCGGTCAAGTCCAAAAAGTTCTGTAAAAAGGTAGCTTCGTGATAGGAGGCAGTGATTTTGTTTCAAGTACGTCATGTCCCGATAATTTCCGCATCTCGGACCCTCTCATTATTCTTAAAAATTTTGTCGTATAAGAAATTTGAGAGTAGGTTGAGAGCAACAGGACTGAAAATATAAATGACTATTCCATCGAGGATATCGAATCCACCAGATAGGTGAACCAAGTCTGGACATTCAGAATACGTTAATCCAAGCTCATCTCGACCAGCACATTTTGTACCTTTCGCTTTTAATATCTCCACAAGAGCAATCGACGCGATAGGGTAAGACATTTCATCTGCGTGTTGTATAGGGAGGAGTGCCATGTCGTAATGGTGCTTGATATTCTCCCAATCAATTTTTCGTAATGTGGGGTAATATTCATCTATCTTTGTCGATTGTTTATATATTAGACTCATTTGGTCCTCACTCGTTCAAATGGAACAGGATAATTAGGGTGAACCTTCTGCATTATACACTAAAACGGGTCAAGTCCCTGGCATGGGATGATTGGGTGAACCTTCTACACTATACACTCAAGCGGGGTAACTCCACAGGCATTAAGCAACTAATCGGAGAGTTATAATTATGGTCCATTAAATTGTTGAGGAGGCAATAGATGTTATCTAACATATCATCATGGGTCATTGCACTTATAGGCACTTCTTTTATAATCTTCTCCACAATTATAAGTGCCATATTTCTTTATCAAACTAGAAGAATTATTACAGATGAACAAGGTAAGATAGAGGAAATCCGGCGAAAAAAAGATAACTTATGGCTCAACCACCAGCGAGGAGAACAAAGATTAAGGGATGCGGAAATCTTTTTCGCCTTTCTAAGAGATAGCTTTATACAAAAAACTGTCACCGCGCCCAATATACACTTTTTAATGGATAGGTCAATTTACTACTTTCGGGGGGCTGCTTTATCAATGCTGGTAGCATCAGGAGCCTCTGGTGAGGAGGAATATTCTAAAACCAAAAAGGAAGTCGATAATCTGCTTCATGATTTTTTTGTAGCTGACAACCCAAAGTCATACGAAATCTTAATTACAAAGATTGATTCTCTAAGAATAAAATCAGCTAATAAAATAAATGAGCTTGCTGGTTCTGTCTCTGATAAGCAGTCGCAAATCTCGTCTTATAAGAATAGAGAATATGTAATATACTTAGCGTATGTTTTTCTTAATCTATTAGGTATCTCTTTAACCATGTGCAAAGACCTTCCTATATGGAAAAAGCAAAACTGATAGGAGGTGATGCCCATGTTAGAGCAGACAGAAGACGGCTCTGATCGTTTCTATTTCGTCCAAAAACTCACCCGAATAGTAAAAAAGGGCGGCTTCTCGAACTTCATCTGAGAAGCCGTCCTTGATTTGTTCACTCCAACAAGGAGGTCCACCATGCAATCCCGCGATCCCAAAAAATCTTCGCGTTAGTCAAAGCGCATCGGGAACTTTGGCCAATCGCCACGCAATGCCGAGTACTGGGTGTCTCCTTCAGCGGGTATTATGCTTGGCGAGCACGTCCACCCTCTAAACAAGCAAAGGTTGATGCAGACCTCAAGAAGCATATCAAAGCCTTTCATACCCGATCAGATAGCACCTATGGTGCCCCTCGCATCTTTAAAGACCTGATGGATATGGGCATCCGAGTAGGGAAGAAGCGCGTAGCGCGTCTGGTGCGTGAGATGGGCATTTGTGGCATCAGTCGCAGAAAGAGCACCACAACGACCCGTAAAGCGCATCAGGCTGTCAAGGCTCCCGATCTGGTAAAGAGAGACTTCACTGTGCCAACGGTCAATAAACTCTGGGTGGCTGACATCACCTATGTACCCACTTGGTCGGGCTTCTTGTATCTCTCTGTCGTCTTGGATGCCTTCTCCCGCCGCGTCGTGGGCTGGGCAATGGCGAGCCACTTGCAAAGTGAGTTGGTCTTGTCAGCTTTAAATATGGCCCTTTACCAGCGCCATCCCGAAAACGTAATCCACCATTCTGACCAGGGGGCGCAATATACCTCCATCGCATTTGGAAAGCGTTGTCGTGAAGCAGGCGTACGTCCCTCAATGGGGGCTGCTGGCGACTGCTATGACAACGCGCTATGCGAGAGCTTCTTCGCCACCTTGGAGTGTGAACTGATCAATCGCCGATCCTTCCGTACGCATAAGGAAGCGCGCCTGGCTATCTTCTCCTACATCGAAGGGTGGTATAATCCGCATCGCAGGCATTCTTCCATCGCCTATCACGCACCGATGGCTTATGAAAAACTGCATCTATCACAGGCTTGAAACACAAGCCCTAAACTCTCCACCGAAGCGGGGTAACTCCAGGTGCAACTGTCTATACAGATGGGTCACGCGCCTATAATGGCCTGCGTGCAGACGGCTTTGAGCACGAAGCAGTCATCCACTCGCGGGGTGAATATGTGCGCGGAAATTGCCACACAAACGGGATCGAAGCCTTCTGGTCTATGATAAAACGCGCAATCATGGGTGTGTACCACAAGGTCAGCAGGAAGCATCTGGGGAAATATGTCGCAGAGTTTGTAGAAAGGCAGAACATGCGCGCACAGGACACGCTGGATCAGATGAAGATGATCGTGCAGAGATTTGAGGGACAACGGCTGAAATACTGCGAGCTGGTAGCTTGACTTTTGCGGCGACATGTCGCATGAATAGGAGCAGGCCCGTAGTTCAATCATGCCTGTGGCCCAGACATCTATACGATACGCCATTCAAAGGAGAAGAGAAAATGTATGAAAAAGATATAGTTTTCGAGAGATTGAAGGAATTAGTAAGGTCAGGATTGTCTCGTAAAGACGCTACAACGCAATTAGTAATAGAGCGTGGTGTCAAAGATGGATCTACTATTAGCTCTCAATGTGGAAGAGATCAGGGATTTTCGGGCATGCCGGAATTGGACGAGCATTTAAGAAGTTTGGGGCTTGACCCTGAAAAAGGGGGCTATCTATAAATGAATAAGGAGATTATGTAGCATAGTGACCATTTGACACACAATCCATTATGTGCTATAATTCTTTCACCCATAGGCTCCCCAAGACTCCCCAGTCAAAAAGGAGACCGTCATGCTGAGTCAGCCCGCATTTCAGCCATTTCTGCCGAAGGTGGCAGCACCAACGAAAAGGCGCTTGAGAAAGGCGTACAGGAGAGTAACGCACTCAGAAGTACGGTGATCAACAAAGAGTCTGCCGAGAAAGCTGTGCTGGATAAGGCCGCGCAGATTGTCACCAATCGCTACAATGCTGATATGGCTATCCTGAAGCAAGCCATGTCGCCGTAATCCCGTCGCACCACGTTCCACTTCGTCAAAAATCCCGCCCCCATCCCAAAAAGAGAATTTATGGCAAAAGAAGAATTTGAAATTGCTTTTCATGGGCCTGCGGTTGAGGGCAATTCAATAAGTGCGCGAGATTTGGGTACGTCCATGATTGCTCTCGGAGACCTCTTAGAATACGCGAACAAGAGCCTTTATGGTGAAGGCAATAAAAGTGTATTGCGCATTAAGGCGACACGCGAAGGATCCTTTGAGGCGGTATTTGAATATGCAATAACAGCCATTTCTGATACGACTTCGTTTTTGAACGATAACCCTATGGACGTCCTCCAAGTCC
This genomic interval from Gemmatimonadota bacterium contains the following:
- a CDS encoding IS3 family transposase; amino-acid sequence: MPRSQKIFALVKAHRELWPIATQCRVLGVSFSGYYAWRARPPSKQAKVDADLKKHIKAFHTRSDSTYGAPRIFKDLMDMGIRVGKKRVARLVREMGICGISRRKSTTTTRKAHQAVKAPDLVKRDFTVPTVNKLWVADITYVPTWSGFLYLSVVLDAFSRRVVGWAMASHLQSELVLSALNMALYQRHPENVIHHSDQGAQYTSIAFGKRCREAGVRPSMGAAGDCYDNALCESFFATLECELINRRSFRTHKEARLAIFSYIEGWYNPHRRHSSIAYHAPMAYEKLHLSQA